A single region of the Corticium candelabrum chromosome 15, ooCorCand1.1, whole genome shotgun sequence genome encodes:
- the LOC134190942 gene encoding uncharacterized protein LOC134190942 produces MNIPKRFIFSAFLTVSIVYLVRSSQAFLLTLFETAILLLFLWYLKSHFALLCSTFRRCHRALCNHVFQVALVQYIEEKNDRQLDDLTATGRDCFLANRLITQTHTHESARGDVIVNIADATVVQNQQRHVHSHYNIRDVENVLIGPHPQLHHFCFESMQDQNEFQE; encoded by the exons ATGAATATACCGAAGCGTTTCATCTTCTCAGCTTTTCTTACTGTTTCTATCGTCTATTTGGTTCGATCCTCTCAAGCATTCCTATTGACTCTTTTCGAAACAGCGATTCTACTTCTTTTTCTCTGGTATTTGAAATCCCACTTTGCTTTGCTATGTTCAACGTTTCGTCGTTGTCACCGTGCACTTTGCAATCACGTTTTCCAAGTTGCA CTCGTCCAATATATTGAAGAAAAGAATGACAGACAATTAGACGACTTGACAGCGACTGGACGCGATTGTTTTCTTGCCAACCGTCTCATCACTCAG acacacacgcatgaGTCAGCTAGAGGAGATGTCATCGTCAACATCGCAGATGCGACTGTCGTGCAAAATCAGCAAAGACATGTACACAGTCACTACAACATTCGAGATGTTGAGAATGTTTTGATTGGTCCTCATCCTCAACTGCACCATTTCTGCTTTGAAAGCATGCAAGATCAGAACGAATTTCAAGAATAA
- the LOC134191649 gene encoding uncharacterized protein LOC134191649, which produces MISLVNEKQDSRIHVPNGSEGNTRMLTPSLVHDGSEASESSLEDEGNAFGEESGHVTSLSPVEFRERQIVDLLQELGRSSRPSGNIYTYDASVGRVTFFPFTGSCGKEVLVL; this is translated from the coding sequence ATGATATCGCTGGTCAACGAAAAGCAAGACTCTAGGATACATGTACCTAATGGTAGTGAAGGTAACACTAGGATGTTGACACCATCACTTGTTCACGATGGAAGTGAAGCGAGCGAGAGCTCGTTAGAAGACGAGGGAAACGCGTTTGGTGAAGAgagtggtcacgtgacgtcgTTGTCGCCCGTTGAGTTTCGAGAACGTCAAATAGTTGACTTGTTGCAAGAGCTGGGACGCTCTTCTAGGCCGTCGGGAAATATTTATACGTATGATGCATCGGTGGGACGAGTGACGTTCTTTCCGTTTACTGGCAGTTGTGGTAAAGAAGTTCTCGTATTGTAA